One Diabrotica virgifera virgifera chromosome 3, PGI_DIABVI_V3a genomic window carries:
- the LOC126881376 gene encoding uncharacterized protein LOC126881376, translating into MDKDQYISLSQSLLDDVRYYQPLTSNPCSKFSNKINKFITHLKNIKIIDQTLAKSLHNYDGYAPRFYCLPKIHKPTLSMRPIVSSINSPNIHIAKFLTDILSKSYNYNNDYNIVDSFQFSEFINDFKLPHGYILVSFDVVSLFTNLPLASVLTSLRNHWNIIQPNSPVSWEVFAELLQLVFDTNFLVFNDKFYLQIFGTPMGSSISPILVNYVLDDLVSDRLGYLDFQVPFVKRYVDDLLLALPPDKTQATLSIFNGFDPHLQFTCELEDPNNHSIPFLDMRVTRSGDNTLCTSWYRKPMASNRFLNYHSCHPFKYKINLIKALSCRLHRLTHPVNRRESLLLLFDEANSATLRWTLMKPRSFAMNATCRKGSS; encoded by the coding sequence ATGGATAAAGATCAATATATCAGCCTCAGTCAATCATTGTTAGATGACGTTAGGTACTACCAACCTCTTACTTCAAAcccctgttcaaaattttctaacaaaattaataaattcattactcacttaaaaaatattaagatcatagatcaaactttagctaagtcattacataattatgatggttatgctccaagattttattgtctgcccaaaattcacaagcccacattgagcatgaggcctattgtttcctcaattaattcacctaacatacatattgcaaaatttttgactgatatcttgtcaaaatcttataattacaataatgattacaacattgttgactcttttcaatttagtgaatttattaatgattttaagctaccacatggttatattttggtgagttttgatgtagtttcactttttactaacctTCCCCTAGCTAGTGTCCTTACTTCACTaagaaatcattggaatattatccaacctaattctccagtttcctgggaagtgtttgcagaattgctccaattagtgtttgacactaattttttggtcttcaacgacaaattttatttacaaatttttgggacaccaatgggttcctcgatttcacccatccttgtgaattatgttttggatgatttagtttctgaccgtctgggttatttagattttcaagttccttttgttaaacgttatgtggacgacctattactagccttaccaccagacaagactcaggccaccttgtccatcttcaatgggtttgatcctcatttgcagttcacatgtgaactcgaggaccccaacaaccatagtatccccttcttggacatgcgtgtcactagaagtggagataacacactttgtacaagttggtataggaaaccaatggcctctaataggtttctcaactaccattcttgtcatccttttaaatataaaataaatcttattaaagctttaagctgtaggctacataggttgacacatccggttaatcgaagggaatcccttctgcTACTCTTTGATGAAGCCAACTCTGCTACTctaaggtggactttgatgaagccaagatcctttgcaatgaacgcaacctgtcgaaaaggcagttcttag